The genome window CCGGTGCGCGACGCCCCCTGATTCCGTCGGGGTCGAGAGGCAGCTTGGCCTGCTCAACGCCCACCCAGGCAGCCAGTCCGAAACGAAACCCCCCGCAAATGCCCGGACCTACGTCCGGACGCTCGCTAGGGGGAGCTTCTCGGTCTGACGCTTACCGGCCCTTTCCTACCATCGGCAGAGTGAGCCGGTCAATACATCTGTGAACAGAAATATCTTTGCGTACCTAACGTCTCTAAACGACTAACCTGATCTATCCGGCCTGGGAGGTTCTCCCAGTACGCGTTCCGGACAGTTCGTTCATGAGACGCTCGATCTCGCTTGCTGGGAAGCGTCGGTGCCCACCCAAGGTCGAGAGGTGGGGGATCCGCCCTTCCTTGGCCCAGCGCGAGACGGTCTTCGGCGAGACGTGAAGCATCCGTGCGACGTCGGACGTTCTCAGGAATTTCTCGCTCGGATGCTCCATCGCCAATCGCCACCCTTCGGCTGTTGCCGGTTCTCGCCTTGGGACCGGCTTATCGGTTCTGAGTCGATTATCGACGCCGCGGCGCTCGCCGGACATCGTCCCCCTGGGTGGTTTTGGGATAGCCCGGATGAACTAGTCAGAAAGGGCTAGGCGACTCATTTCGAGCGCTGATGTATCGTTGGCCCGACTACGCACGGCGAGGCCGGTAGCACCGACGGAGGGAACACTGCGCGAGGGCAACGGGGGACGGCTGCCCGAGGGCGCCGGGATGTCTGAAGCCGGTCCGCTTGAAGAAGCGATCCGCCGGATATCGGGCATCCAGGCCGCGCGCGTCGTGACCGGACCCGGAGGCCGGGTCGCGGAGGTTCACGTGCTCGCTGGCCGTGAGCGCGGCGCGAAGCAGCTCGTTCGCGACGTGCAGTCGGTGATCCTCACCAACTTCGGGATCGACATCGACTACCGCACGGTGTCCGTCGTTCAGCTCG of Actinomycetota bacterium contains these proteins:
- a CDS encoding helix-turn-helix domain-containing protein, yielding MSGERRGVDNRLRTDKPVPRREPATAEGWRLAMEHPSEKFLRTSDVARMLHVSPKTVSRWAKEGRIPHLSTLGGHRRFPASEIERLMNELSGTRTGRTSQAG